A single window of Pseudomonas lijiangensis DNA harbors:
- a CDS encoding diiron oxygenase, which translates to MKAEDYSSFIDAWEGRATIRTRPRRIVENDEKLIYPLSRQPLVLSETFTRECPHLRDYALVQSLYKFINDVVIFETEIVDKTARSIAKDNFAIRFPFACRYDAMTVVVDEDYHALVAMDFMQQTIALTGIEPIRLPDEIELSRAIPAALALAPEHLRSAVELICVAIAENTVTNDVAAFAKDDTVKQSVKGLMADHLLDEGRHSGFWARLVRIYWHTAPEADRECIARIMPVFIAQYLTNDIQHGFDFILIDNLQVEPSVKQALKDETMAMSFPINRHHPLIGNIVRFFKTSSMLEAPCVQRALADYLPAQGILQ; encoded by the coding sequence ATGAAAGCAGAAGACTACAGCTCGTTCATTGATGCCTGGGAAGGTCGCGCCACCATTCGCACTCGCCCACGCCGGATCGTCGAAAACGATGAAAAACTGATCTATCCCCTGAGTCGCCAGCCGCTGGTGCTGAGCGAAACCTTCACCCGTGAGTGTCCGCACCTGCGCGATTACGCGCTGGTGCAAAGCCTCTACAAGTTCATCAACGATGTCGTGATCTTTGAAACCGAGATCGTCGACAAGACCGCGCGCAGTATCGCCAAGGACAACTTCGCGATCCGCTTTCCTTTCGCCTGCCGCTACGACGCCATGACCGTGGTCGTCGATGAGGATTACCACGCTCTGGTGGCGATGGACTTCATGCAGCAGACCATCGCTCTGACCGGGATCGAACCGATTCGCCTGCCCGACGAAATCGAACTGAGCCGCGCCATTCCTGCCGCCCTGGCCCTGGCGCCGGAGCATCTGCGCAGCGCCGTGGAACTGATCTGCGTGGCGATTGCGGAAAACACGGTCACCAACGATGTGGCGGCCTTCGCCAAGGACGACACGGTCAAGCAATCGGTCAAAGGGCTGATGGCCGATCACCTGCTGGACGAGGGGAGGCATTCCGGGTTCTGGGCGCGACTGGTGCGTATCTACTGGCACACCGCACCTGAGGCCGATCGGGAGTGCATCGCGCGCATCATGCCGGTGTTCATTGCTCAATATCTGACCAATGACATCCAGCACGGCTTCGATTTCATCCTGATCGACAACCTGCAGGTCGAGCCATCCGTGAAGCAGGCGCTCAAGGATGAAACCATGGCCATGAGCTTTCCCATCAACCGCCATCATCCTCTGATCGGCAATATCGTGCGCTTCTTCAAGACCAGCTCGATGCTTGAAGCGCCTTGCGTGCAGCGGGCACTGGCCGACTATCTGCCAGCCCAGGGAATTCTGCAATGA
- a CDS encoding non-ribosomal peptide synthetase — MKRLEIVLIGHSLTLSELHTELLAHGHSVHHLSDQAGLQANVVDNASILVEDGSLELSGERLKAFGSTDHLSLRVGLSPNALEGLPRLELLCWHGSTTAQHLIVREWLPVQESGNGRMLRDAAIAEFVDQAALLISRLSRDEKYFSTLTTTAPAQSEWQQGLQAIDHQLFRHRLNQTDQPHLLALANTPLVERLEQSFQTFAERSALSIAGQVLSYRELYAQAVSIQRHLRPLIEAREHESATVVIGICLPKSVALYAGILAILGSGAVYLPLDPSQPIQRQQYILENSGALLLLHDGSHPLAKAEFPALDISSIQATERDQPLTRLRPDSDSPCMALYTSGTTGHPKGVLLSQRNLSHFTAWYAEYVSLSEHSRVLQFSTLSFDSSVIDIFPTWLSGAELVIPDDDQRRDPLRLVSLLKDGISHAFLPPALLSILPLDEPLGLEHVMTGGDVCEPYVIEHLTRQCHFHNLYGPTEATVLVTAGQFQPGSSNRNLGRPIANSQVWILDEQLQPVAEETQGELYIAGPGVCLGYLNNPELTAERYVTLALPDGQPLRAYRTGDIGKWIPDGIELAGRRDNQVKIRGFRVEPEEIEHCLRSSQLYRQVAVVVDAQRRILAFAAQPHEAEEVALQALKAHVQRLLPDYMHPGAYTVLANMPFASNGKIDRKALLEIPVSFADQQPRRLPETEQEQKLLELWAELLELPIGDISTDESFFNLGGHSILLSRMLLGIRERFGRSIPINRFIEAPTVLTLASLIESEGVSSYTVSPQALLDANAELEIPVLPISQLGDVHKVIVTGANGFLGVHIVEALLAWGASEVACLVREGAGQSAHERFVQSLRENRLEHLDMSRVTVYPADVTQPQLGLNDGVYERLDRDFGALVHNAANVNHVQDYETLIRDNVAPVFECLRLCEGRSKKIFNFVSTLSASSAVDAAGSVLEQPAAATPPIYIKNGYNLSKWVAERVLQRARDQGVWVNIYRPGNIAFNSVTGVCQPQKNRLMLMLKGSLQLGKVPEFAMNFDLMPVDFLARFIGFHASRYQANRAVFNLHNPEPLSWNSYVDAFREAGREFEMVSVAHWQTQLNRVDSQNALFGVLGFYLDGFEEDIGDISMIEYQNALAGIRHMGEQYPQKTPALLRKGCDYLKEIDFI, encoded by the coding sequence ATGAAACGCCTGGAGATCGTGCTCATCGGTCATAGCCTGACCCTGAGCGAACTGCACACAGAATTGCTCGCACACGGACACTCGGTGCATCACTTGAGCGATCAGGCCGGGTTGCAGGCGAACGTTGTCGATAACGCCTCGATCCTGGTCGAGGACGGCAGCCTGGAGTTGAGCGGTGAACGACTCAAGGCATTCGGCAGCACCGATCACCTGAGCCTGCGGGTTGGTTTGAGCCCGAACGCACTGGAGGGTCTTCCACGTCTGGAGTTGCTGTGCTGGCACGGCTCCACAACGGCTCAGCATCTGATCGTCCGTGAGTGGCTGCCTGTTCAGGAGTCAGGCAACGGCCGCATGTTGCGCGATGCGGCCATCGCGGAGTTTGTCGATCAGGCAGCGCTGCTGATCAGTCGCCTGTCCAGGGATGAGAAATATTTCAGCACTCTGACCACCACCGCTCCCGCACAAAGCGAATGGCAACAGGGCCTGCAAGCCATCGACCATCAGTTGTTCAGGCATCGCCTGAATCAGACTGACCAGCCGCATCTGCTGGCACTGGCAAATACGCCGCTGGTGGAACGGCTGGAGCAAAGCTTTCAGACTTTCGCCGAGCGTTCGGCGCTGTCGATTGCCGGTCAGGTACTCAGCTATCGCGAGCTGTACGCGCAGGCTGTCTCCATCCAGCGTCATTTGCGGCCGCTGATCGAGGCCCGTGAGCATGAGAGTGCGACGGTGGTGATCGGTATCTGCCTGCCCAAGTCGGTTGCGCTGTATGCGGGTATTCTGGCGATTCTCGGCAGTGGCGCGGTTTATCTGCCGCTGGATCCGAGTCAGCCGATCCAGCGCCAGCAATACATTCTGGAAAACTCGGGCGCCCTGCTGTTGTTGCATGACGGCTCGCATCCCCTGGCCAAAGCCGAGTTTCCTGCGCTGGATATCAGCTCGATCCAGGCAACGGAGCGGGATCAGCCACTGACTCGCCTGCGGCCTGACAGCGACTCGCCGTGCATGGCGCTCTATACATCGGGCACCACGGGCCATCCAAAAGGCGTGCTGCTCAGTCAGCGCAACCTCAGCCACTTCACCGCCTGGTATGCGGAGTATGTGAGTCTGTCGGAGCACAGCCGGGTCTTGCAGTTCTCGACACTGAGCTTCGACTCTTCGGTGATCGATATCTTCCCGACCTGGCTCAGCGGTGCGGAACTGGTGATCCCGGACGACGATCAGCGTCGCGACCCTTTGCGACTGGTCAGCCTGCTGAAAGACGGCATCAGCCATGCGTTCCTGCCGCCGGCATTGTTGAGCATCCTGCCGCTGGACGAGCCCCTGGGCCTTGAGCATGTGATGACCGGCGGCGACGTCTGCGAGCCTTATGTCATCGAGCACCTGACCCGACAGTGCCACTTTCATAACCTCTACGGTCCGACCGAAGCCACGGTGCTGGTCACCGCCGGACAGTTCCAGCCTGGCAGCAGCAACCGCAATCTGGGACGCCCCATCGCCAACAGCCAGGTCTGGATTCTGGACGAGCAGTTGCAGCCGGTAGCGGAGGAGACTCAGGGCGAGTTGTACATCGCTGGCCCCGGCGTGTGTCTGGGCTACCTGAACAATCCCGAGCTGACGGCCGAACGCTATGTGACGCTGGCCTTGCCGGACGGACAGCCATTGCGCGCTTACCGCACCGGGGACATCGGCAAGTGGATTCCTGACGGCATCGAGCTGGCAGGACGTCGTGACAATCAAGTGAAGATCCGTGGGTTCCGGGTCGAACCGGAGGAAATCGAACACTGCCTGCGCAGCAGCCAGTTGTATCGTCAGGTTGCCGTGGTCGTGGATGCCCAACGCCGCATTCTGGCGTTCGCAGCCCAGCCACATGAAGCCGAAGAAGTCGCCTTGCAGGCATTGAAAGCCCATGTGCAGCGCCTGCTGCCCGATTACATGCATCCCGGCGCCTATACGGTGCTGGCAAACATGCCATTCGCCAGTAACGGCAAGATCGACCGCAAGGCCTTGCTGGAAATACCGGTGAGTTTCGCTGACCAGCAACCCCGTCGCTTGCCGGAAACAGAGCAGGAGCAAAAGCTTCTTGAGCTGTGGGCCGAACTTCTCGAACTACCCATCGGGGATATTTCAACCGACGAAAGCTTCTTCAATCTCGGTGGCCATTCAATCCTGCTGTCGCGCATGTTGCTGGGGATTCGCGAACGCTTCGGGCGCAGCATTCCCATCAACCGCTTTATCGAAGCGCCTACCGTGCTGACGCTGGCCAGCCTCATCGAAAGCGAAGGCGTCTCAAGCTACACCGTCAGCCCGCAAGCGCTGCTGGACGCCAACGCCGAGCTGGAAATACCGGTGCTGCCGATCAGCCAGTTGGGCGATGTTCACAAAGTCATCGTGACCGGCGCCAATGGCTTCCTCGGCGTGCATATTGTCGAAGCGCTGCTGGCCTGGGGAGCGAGCGAAGTGGCCTGTCTGGTGCGCGAAGGCGCGGGACAAAGCGCCCACGAACGCTTCGTTCAGTCGCTGCGGGAAAACCGCCTGGAGCATCTGGACATGAGTCGGGTGACGGTCTACCCCGCCGACGTCACCCAGCCGCAGCTTGGCTTGAACGATGGGGTGTATGAGCGACTGGACCGGGACTTCGGCGCGCTGGTGCATAACGCGGCCAATGTGAACCATGTCCAGGATTACGAAACACTTATCCGCGACAACGTGGCACCGGTCTTTGAATGCCTGCGCCTGTGCGAGGGGCGCAGCAAGAAGATCTTCAACTTTGTGTCCACACTATCGGCATCCAGCGCCGTAGATGCCGCCGGCAGTGTGCTGGAGCAACCGGCCGCCGCCACGCCGCCGATCTACATCAAGAACGGCTACAACCTGTCCAAGTGGGTCGCCGAGCGCGTGCTGCAGCGGGCCAGGGATCAAGGCGTGTGGGTGAACATCTATCGCCCCGGCAACATCGCCTTCAACAGCGTCACCGGCGTGTGTCAGCCACAGAAAAACCGCTTGATGCTGATGCTCAAGGGCTCGCTGCAACTGGGCAAGGTCCCGGAGTTCGCCATGAACTTCGACCTGATGCCGGTGGACTTCCTCGCCCGTTTCATCGGCTTCCATGCCAGCCGCTATCAGGCCAACCGTGCGGTATTCAACCTGCACAACCCCGAACCCTTGAGCTGGAACAGCTACGTGGATGCATTCCGCGAGGCGGGGCGTGAGTTCGAGATGGTCAGCGTGGCGCACTGGCAGACCCAGCTCAACCGGGTCGATAGCCAGAACGCGCTATTCGGCGTGCTGGGTTTCTATCTGGACGGTTTCGAGGAAGACATCGGCGATATCTCGATGATCGAGTACCAGAACGCTCTGGCCGGTATCCGGCACATGGGCGAGCAATACCCGCAGAAAACCCCGGCGCTGCTGCGCAAGGGCTGCGACTACCTGAAAGAAATCGACTTTATCTGA
- a CDS encoding SRPBCC family protein: protein MSAINTLQPDTLIKNPSLCKVVSAVEIPADANSVWAIVGNFGGFQAFIPALESTEVTGKGVRSVRKKLFKDGNVAIEQLNSHDNNARFMTWSLIYTSLPVGNLWAAMTVESTGDNDSVATWTIIAEPDQGGPEALPGFQEFLQGFADSAMSNVRSLFA, encoded by the coding sequence ATGAGCGCAATCAACACTCTGCAACCGGACACCCTGATCAAGAACCCTTCGCTGTGCAAAGTCGTATCGGCCGTGGAAATTCCTGCCGATGCCAATAGCGTATGGGCGATCGTCGGCAACTTTGGCGGTTTCCAGGCCTTCATTCCGGCGCTGGAAAGCACTGAGGTGACGGGGAAAGGCGTCCGTTCGGTGCGCAAGAAACTGTTCAAGGACGGCAACGTCGCCATCGAACAACTGAACTCTCACGACAACAATGCCCGCTTCATGACCTGGTCGCTGATCTACACCAGCCTGCCGGTGGGCAACCTGTGGGCAGCGATGACCGTAGAGTCGACGGGCGATAACGACTCGGTTGCGACATGGACCATCATCGCCGAACCCGATCAGGGTGGTCCTGAAGCCCTGCCAGGCTTTCAGGAATTCCTCCAGGGCTTCGCTGACAGCGCCATGAGCAACGTGCGCAGCCTGTTTGCCTGA
- a CDS encoding sigma-70 family RNA polymerase sigma factor, which produces MPSQHSALHTLYNDHHGWLHSWLRSKLGNGADAADLAQDTFVRLLNRSELLELKTPRAFLRTVARGLVIDHWRREELERAYLEAIAHLSPGETPSPESRELVFELLENIARMLDGLKPKVRQAFLLAQCEGMPHKQIAARMGVSLRSVERYIADALYHCYLLRYDA; this is translated from the coding sequence ATGCCTTCTCAGCACTCGGCCCTACATACGCTCTACAACGATCACCATGGCTGGCTCCATTCATGGCTGCGCAGCAAACTGGGCAATGGCGCCGATGCCGCCGACCTCGCCCAGGATACGTTTGTACGGCTGCTCAATCGCAGCGAACTGCTTGAGCTGAAAACCCCGCGAGCCTTCCTGCGCACCGTTGCCAGAGGCCTGGTCATCGACCATTGGCGCCGTGAAGAACTTGAGCGGGCCTACCTGGAAGCCATTGCTCATTTATCGCCCGGCGAAACCCCTTCGCCCGAGTCCCGCGAGCTGGTTTTCGAACTGCTGGAAAACATTGCCCGAATGCTCGACGGCCTCAAACCCAAGGTCAGGCAGGCGTTTTTGCTGGCTCAATGCGAGGGAATGCCACACAAGCAGATTGCCGCCCGGATGGGTGTCTCCCTGCGCTCGGTCGAACGCTACATCGCCGATGCCCTTTATCACTGCTATCTGTTGCGATACGACGCATGA
- a CDS encoding FecR domain-containing protein: protein MSRTLQPSRHNQPSPQVVRQAIQWSIRLNDSSADPGLRKQCEQWRTEHADHECAWQRIQTLSNELNSSFQALPGSGAAFEALEKSAQRLGRRQTLKLLSGIAVLGSAAWLSRDIAPWEQWQADFATGVGERNSYRLQDGTDLQLNTDSAVDQDFNARHRLINLTRGEILVACGADSHSVTPRPLLVQSRHALFEGIGARFVVRQDQDSTRVSVTKGSLIIRSPATSPVDVKAGQSYSVSGQRATLLPPPDMEAGAWADGLIVTKGMRLGDFLAEVGRYRRGYLGCADDIADLRLSGVFRLEDTDRLLEVLPQTLPVKLSYRTRWWVTLQRQA, encoded by the coding sequence ATGAGCCGTACCTTGCAGCCGTCTCGCCACAACCAGCCTTCGCCGCAGGTCGTAAGGCAGGCCATTCAGTGGTCAATACGCCTGAACGACTCGTCAGCCGACCCAGGCCTGCGCAAGCAGTGTGAACAGTGGCGCACCGAACACGCGGATCACGAGTGTGCCTGGCAACGTATCCAGACCTTGAGCAATGAGCTGAACAGCAGCTTCCAGGCATTACCCGGATCGGGAGCCGCCTTTGAAGCCCTTGAGAAAAGTGCGCAGCGACTGGGACGCAGGCAAACCCTGAAATTACTGTCCGGCATCGCGGTGCTGGGCTCCGCGGCCTGGCTCTCTCGTGATATCGCGCCCTGGGAGCAATGGCAGGCCGACTTTGCGACCGGCGTGGGCGAGCGCAACAGTTATCGGTTGCAGGATGGCACGGACCTGCAATTGAACACCGACAGCGCGGTGGATCAGGACTTCAATGCCCGGCATCGCCTGATAAACCTCACACGCGGAGAGATTCTGGTTGCCTGCGGGGCCGACTCGCACAGTGTCACCCCTAGGCCGTTACTGGTGCAGAGTCGCCATGCTCTGTTTGAAGGTATCGGCGCACGCTTCGTTGTTCGCCAGGATCAGGACAGCACCCGGGTCAGCGTGACGAAAGGCAGCCTGATTATCCGTTCGCCTGCCACCTCGCCTGTAGACGTGAAGGCTGGCCAGAGTTATTCGGTTTCCGGACAGCGCGCCACCCTGTTGCCGCCACCGGATATGGAAGCGGGTGCCTGGGCCGACGGCCTGATCGTGACGAAGGGGATGCGCCTGGGAGATTTCCTCGCGGAAGTCGGGCGCTATCGCCGTGGTTACCTTGGGTGCGCGGATGACATTGCCGATCTGCGTCTTTCCGGTGTGTTCAGGCTGGAAGATACCGACAGGCTGCTGGAGGTTCTGCCTCAGACGCTTCCTGTGAAGCTCAGTTACCGCACGCGCTGGTGGGTGACATTGCAGCGTCAGGCCTGA
- a CDS encoding TonB-dependent siderophore receptor, which translates to MTRPQGISHSSDSPALRMAIRAALISMTLGTAVLPLQVQAQESGSSASAIRSYSIPAAPLGDALNQFARQAGITLSATPAQTAGARSTGLQGNYSVDQALSILLGGSGLQAVSQNGSTYVLREVENQTLSLPDTDIRGFALGNALGSMEGYNATHSQIATKTSTSLLETSQSVSVVTRQQMDDQGSQTVAQAMRYTPGVLTNPYGATHRYDYVAMRGFNDGSVDNIYLDGLKSMGDSGTYSTMQVDPYFLERVDILKGPSSVLYGRSSPGGLVALTSKKPLYEPYHQIQATVGTQGQRGLAFDFSGPVDEDKRIAYRLTGLTDRSDTQFDHVEEKRYALAPTVSIDFTEDTSLTLQAYLQHDPEGGYHGGVPADGALHQRNGQRISQNFFDGEPGVDGFSRDQQSFGYQFEHRFNDVFTARQNFRYLDSKVKNDQVYAYGWTSATGNELNRYYSGGDERLHAFIVDNMLQAEFFTGSAKHTTLLGVDYQRRKTVVDWTSGQAAPLNAFNPVYGNSAISYYSPTSYLRRLEQTGLYAQDLIELDKWRFSLGLRQDWVETSDENRLAETGRPAGTEISDKRTKLTGRAGVLYLFDNGIAPYLSYSESFNPNSYSDSSGNPLAPTDGTQWEAGIKYQPPGTDNLFTASVFHIDQENLASKLPQENFYRPVGAVRSQGLELEAHMQLTDNFKVLGSYTLTDIEYSKSMISTLSTATNIIENKGNSPTQAPRQMASIWGDYAFNSGALDGLRLGGGVRYVGYSWADAENTMKVPAYTLLDASVGYDLSKVGLKGVDVRVNANNLTNESYVASCASLSFCYMGEERNVSATLSYQF; encoded by the coding sequence ATGACACGGCCTCAAGGTATATCGCATTCATCCGACTCGCCAGCGCTACGCATGGCCATTCGGGCAGCATTGATCTCCATGACTCTGGGCACAGCGGTCCTGCCGCTTCAGGTGCAGGCTCAGGAAAGCGGCTCATCAGCCAGCGCCATACGCAGCTACTCCATACCGGCAGCACCGCTGGGTGATGCACTGAATCAATTCGCCCGGCAGGCGGGCATCACCTTGTCCGCTACACCGGCACAAACGGCAGGAGCCCGCTCAACGGGATTGCAGGGCAATTATTCAGTCGATCAGGCATTGAGCATTCTGCTGGGCGGCAGCGGCTTGCAGGCCGTGTCACAGAATGGCAGCACTTATGTATTACGTGAGGTTGAAAACCAGACGCTATCGCTGCCAGACACGGACATTCGCGGGTTTGCCCTGGGCAATGCCTTGGGCAGCATGGAAGGCTACAACGCAACTCACAGCCAGATCGCCACCAAGACCAGCACCTCGTTGCTGGAAACCTCACAGTCTGTCTCGGTGGTCACCCGCCAACAGATGGACGATCAGGGCTCGCAGACGGTTGCCCAAGCCATGCGCTACACACCGGGCGTACTGACCAATCCCTATGGCGCGACTCATCGATACGACTATGTGGCGATGCGCGGTTTCAACGACGGGTCTGTGGATAACATCTATCTGGATGGCTTGAAGTCCATGGGGGATAGCGGGACTTACAGCACCATGCAGGTCGATCCGTACTTTCTTGAGCGGGTCGATATCCTCAAGGGGCCTTCGTCGGTGCTTTATGGTCGCAGCTCTCCGGGCGGCCTGGTGGCGCTGACCAGCAAGAAACCTCTTTATGAGCCCTATCACCAGATCCAGGCCACTGTCGGCACACAAGGCCAGCGAGGCCTGGCCTTCGATTTCAGTGGGCCTGTGGATGAAGACAAACGCATTGCCTATCGTCTGACCGGACTGACTGACAGATCCGACACTCAGTTCGATCATGTGGAGGAGAAGCGCTATGCATTGGCTCCCACTGTCAGCATCGATTTCACCGAAGACACGTCGCTGACACTGCAGGCTTATCTGCAGCATGATCCCGAAGGCGGTTATCACGGTGGCGTGCCGGCAGATGGTGCACTCCATCAACGCAACGGCCAGCGCATTTCGCAGAATTTCTTCGATGGCGAGCCAGGCGTAGATGGCTTCAGCCGCGACCAGCAGTCATTCGGCTATCAATTCGAGCATCGCTTCAATGATGTCTTCACGGCCCGGCAGAACTTTCGCTACCTGGACTCCAAAGTGAAGAACGATCAGGTTTACGCCTATGGCTGGACCAGCGCGACCGGCAATGAACTGAACCGTTATTACTCGGGGGGCGATGAGCGTCTGCATGCATTCATCGTCGATAACATGCTGCAGGCGGAGTTCTTTACCGGGTCGGCCAAACACACGACATTGCTCGGCGTGGACTATCAACGGCGCAAGACCGTGGTTGACTGGACCAGCGGCCAGGCAGCTCCCCTGAATGCTTTCAATCCCGTGTATGGCAATTCCGCCATCAGTTATTACAGCCCAACCAGTTACCTGCGTCGCCTGGAACAGACAGGCCTTTATGCGCAGGACCTGATCGAACTGGACAAGTGGCGCTTCTCTCTGGGACTGCGCCAGGACTGGGTGGAAACCTCGGACGAGAACCGACTGGCCGAGACCGGGCGACCGGCAGGAACCGAAATCAGTGACAAGCGAACCAAGCTCACTGGCCGGGCCGGGGTGCTTTACCTGTTCGATAACGGGATTGCGCCGTACCTGAGTTATTCCGAGTCATTCAACCCGAACTCTTACTCCGACAGCAGCGGTAACCCGCTGGCACCTACGGACGGCACCCAATGGGAAGCCGGGATCAAGTATCAGCCGCCAGGTACCGACAATCTGTTTACAGCTTCGGTGTTCCATATCGATCAGGAGAATCTGGCTTCCAAGCTGCCTCAAGAGAACTTCTATCGCCCTGTTGGCGCGGTACGTTCCCAAGGGCTGGAGCTTGAAGCGCACATGCAATTGACCGACAACTTCAAGGTGCTGGGCAGTTACACACTGACGGACATCGAATACTCGAAGTCGATGATCAGCACATTGAGTACCGCCACCAATATCATCGAGAACAAAGGCAACTCTCCTACACAGGCACCGAGGCAGATGGCTTCAATCTGGGGTGATTATGCATTCAACAGCGGTGCTCTCGACGGGCTGCGTCTGGGCGGTGGTGTGCGGTATGTCGGCTATAGCTGGGCGGATGCTGAAAACACCATGAAGGTTCCGGCTTACACATTGCTGGATGCCTCCGTGGGATATGACCTGAGCAAGGTGGGGCTGAAAGGTGTTGATGTGCGGGTGAATGCCAACAACCTGACCAACGAATCCTATGTGGCGTCATGCGCAAGCCTGAGCTTCTGCTACATGGGCGAAGAGCGAAATGTGAGTGCGACCCTGAGTTATCAATTCTAA